A DNA window from Thiopseudomonas alkaliphila contains the following coding sequences:
- a CDS encoding phosphate ABC transporter substrate-binding protein PstS family protein, which yields MKLKRLMAALTFVAAGVGTMAASAAVDPALPAYSKTSGVSGNLSSVGSDSLANLMTLWAEEYKRNYPNVNIQIQAAGSSTAPPALTEGTANLGPMSRPMKDNEIQAFEEKYGYKPTAIPVAIDALAVFVHKDNPIKSLDIEQVDAIFSSTRLCGAEKDVKTWGDLGLTGEWANKPVQLFGRNSVSGTYGYFKESALCKGDFKSNVNEQPGSASVVQSISSTLNAIGYSGIGYRTSSVRAVPLAKKGGEAFEANEENALAGKFPLARYFYVYVNKAPNKPLSPIDAEFVKLVLSKEGQEVVVKDGYIPLPAKVVEKTLKELELN from the coding sequence ATGAAACTGAAACGTCTGATGGCAGCCCTGACTTTTGTCGCTGCGGGTGTAGGCACAATGGCTGCTTCAGCAGCGGTTGATCCAGCGCTACCTGCCTACAGTAAAACCTCTGGGGTATCCGGCAACCTTTCTAGCGTGGGTTCAGACTCACTGGCTAACTTAATGACGCTGTGGGCCGAAGAATATAAGCGCAACTACCCGAACGTAAACATTCAAATTCAAGCGGCGGGTTCTTCAACAGCACCTCCAGCGCTAACCGAAGGTACAGCTAACTTAGGCCCTATGAGTCGTCCGATGAAGGATAACGAAATTCAAGCCTTTGAGGAAAAATACGGCTATAAGCCTACGGCAATTCCAGTTGCGATTGATGCCTTAGCGGTATTTGTGCACAAAGATAACCCGATTAAATCTTTAGATATTGAACAGGTGGATGCAATTTTCTCCAGTACCCGTTTGTGTGGTGCCGAGAAAGATGTAAAAACCTGGGGCGATTTAGGCTTAACCGGCGAGTGGGCGAATAAACCAGTGCAACTGTTTGGTCGTAACTCGGTATCGGGTACTTATGGTTACTTTAAAGAATCGGCTTTATGTAAAGGCGACTTTAAATCTAACGTGAACGAGCAGCCAGGTTCAGCCTCGGTGGTACAGTCAATTTCTAGCACCCTGAATGCCATCGGTTACTCAGGCATTGGTTACCGCACCTCATCAGTACGTGCTGTACCATTAGCTAAAAAAGGTGGTGAAGCCTTCGAAGCTAACGAGGAAAACGCATTAGCGGGTAAGTTCCCACTGGCGCGTTACTTCTACGTATACGTTAACAAAGCTCCGAACAAGCCATTAAGCCCAATCGATGCTGAGTTTGTAAAACTCGTGTTATCCAAAGAAGGCCAGGAAGTAGTGGTTAAAGATGGCTACATCCCGCTGCCGGCCAAAGTGGTTGAAAAAACCTTAAAAGAGCTTGAGCTGAACTAA
- a CDS encoding SPOR domain-containing protein: MDPQLIEYFGFSQDPFVEGLPGQQFYNPKRKSVLAELHFLAEQGQHFLLVTGPQGSGRSTLATAFLATCATTDICLHLSINGVSDAGGLQYQVAQKLEVADDLLQILDRLVLLKQQDKTLYLVVDNAENLDDSALLFLLRLAQGSQGASAQVIVFAQDSILANLKLVSDNQSLYQQLALEAWDFIESMDYLNFRLTMAGKSVDLFSDQEQAAIYRAAEGWPGRLHEEAEELLYVKADSQPPERGKKILELKKIGLALAALLILLGVTISLWNYSSNTSPSAPQMLEVPLEVNVPESSITPDAAWYMKQNPNHYTLQILATRSETAAKNYINLHGMDYHYFIKNQQNNKLFVVTYGAFNSAEAAKKRADDVKASSNDQPWARTFGSIQQEIE, encoded by the coding sequence ATGGACCCACAGTTAATCGAGTACTTCGGTTTTAGCCAAGACCCTTTTGTCGAAGGTTTGCCAGGACAGCAGTTTTATAATCCAAAACGTAAGTCAGTATTAGCGGAGTTGCACTTTTTGGCCGAACAAGGTCAGCACTTTTTATTGGTAACTGGCCCTCAAGGTAGTGGTCGCAGTACCTTAGCCACGGCGTTTTTAGCGACCTGCGCGACAACTGATATTTGCCTGCACCTAAGTATTAATGGTGTGTCTGATGCCGGCGGATTGCAGTACCAAGTTGCACAGAAGCTCGAAGTAGCCGATGATTTGTTGCAGATTCTTGATCGTTTAGTGCTGCTCAAACAGCAAGATAAAACCTTATATTTAGTGGTCGACAATGCGGAAAATCTAGACGATTCTGCTTTGTTGTTTTTGTTACGTTTAGCACAAGGTAGTCAGGGCGCTAGTGCTCAAGTGATTGTTTTTGCTCAAGACAGCATTCTGGCTAACTTAAAGTTAGTCAGTGACAATCAGTCACTCTATCAACAGCTCGCATTAGAGGCGTGGGATTTCATCGAAAGTATGGATTACCTCAATTTTCGCCTAACGATGGCTGGTAAAAGTGTTGATTTGTTCAGTGATCAAGAACAGGCGGCTATTTATCGAGCAGCTGAAGGATGGCCAGGGCGTTTACATGAAGAAGCAGAAGAGCTGTTGTATGTGAAAGCCGATAGTCAGCCACCAGAGCGAGGTAAAAAAATCCTTGAGTTGAAAAAAATTGGCTTAGCACTTGCTGCTTTACTGATTTTGCTTGGGGTTACCATTAGTCTGTGGAATTACAGCAGTAACACCTCTCCTAGTGCGCCACAAATGTTAGAAGTTCCGCTAGAGGTAAATGTACCTGAGTCCAGCATCACACCAGATGCGGCTTGGTACATGAAGCAAAACCCTAATCATTACACGCTACAAATCTTAGCTACCCGTTCTGAAACTGCGGCGAAAAACTATATTAATTTGCATGGCATGGATTACCATTATTTTATTAAAAACCAGCAAAATAATAAGTTGTTTGTTGTTACTTACGGTGCTTTTAACAGCGCTGAAGCGGCGAAAAAACGTGCGGATGATGTTAAGGCAAGCAGTAACGATCAGCCTTGGGCTCGCACCTTTGGCAGTATTCAGCAGGAAATCGAGTAA
- the aroB gene encoding 3-dehydroquinate synthase → MKTLMVDLAERSYPIYIGQESYQISPWAEHIKGKQVVIVTNATVAPLYLATIKQQLAAYQVLEIVLPDGESFKTWETLQLIFDQLLQAHCDRKVTLIALGGGVIGDMVGFAAACYQRGVNFIQVPTTLLSQVDSSVGGKTAINHPLGKNMIGAFYQPQAVIIDTHSLSTLPAKEFSAGLAEVIKYGLIYDADFFAWLENNMQALLALDAEACRYAIERSCAIKASIVAADERENGVRATLNLGHTFGHAIETEQGYGVWLHGEAVAAGTVMALQMSYLLGNISAAQRDRGIALFIAAQLPVVPPQNMSAATFLQHMALDKKVQDGQIRLVLLAELGQAIVTAEYSAECLQQTLTTDYQALATAVQRSSGS, encoded by the coding sequence ATTAAAACCCTAATGGTTGATTTAGCTGAGCGCAGCTATCCGATATATATTGGTCAAGAAAGCTATCAAATAAGTCCTTGGGCTGAGCATATAAAAGGCAAGCAAGTGGTTATCGTGACCAATGCCACAGTGGCTCCTTTGTATTTAGCCACGATTAAGCAGCAATTAGCGGCTTATCAAGTGTTAGAGATTGTTTTACCGGACGGTGAATCTTTCAAAACTTGGGAGACCCTGCAGCTTATTTTTGATCAGTTATTGCAGGCCCATTGTGATCGCAAGGTGACTTTGATTGCCCTAGGTGGTGGTGTTATTGGGGATATGGTTGGGTTTGCTGCTGCTTGCTACCAGCGCGGAGTGAACTTTATTCAGGTGCCTACTACGTTATTATCCCAAGTTGACTCTTCCGTAGGTGGTAAAACTGCCATTAACCATCCGCTGGGCAAAAATATGATTGGTGCATTTTATCAGCCACAAGCGGTAATCATTGATACCCATAGTCTCAGCACCTTGCCGGCTAAAGAGTTTTCTGCAGGTCTAGCAGAGGTGATTAAGTACGGGCTGATTTATGATGCAGACTTTTTTGCTTGGCTAGAAAATAATATGCAGGCTCTGTTAGCGTTAGATGCTGAAGCCTGTCGTTATGCGATTGAGCGTTCATGTGCGATTAAGGCCAGTATTGTTGCCGCTGATGAGCGAGAAAACGGGGTGCGTGCCACCTTAAACTTGGGCCACACCTTTGGTCATGCTATTGAAACCGAACAGGGGTATGGTGTGTGGTTGCATGGTGAGGCAGTTGCTGCGGGCACTGTAATGGCGTTACAGATGTCCTATTTGCTGGGTAATATTTCAGCCGCGCAGCGTGATCGTGGCATCGCTTTATTTATTGCGGCCCAGTTGCCGGTTGTGCCGCCACAGAATATGTCGGCTGCGACATTTTTACAGCACATGGCGTTAGATAAAAAAGTGCAAGATGGACAGATTCGCTTGGTATTACTTGCTGAGCTGGGACAAGCAATAGTCACCGCCGAGTATTCAGCAGAGTGTTTGCAGCAAACGTTAACTACTGATTATCAAGCATTGGCGACTGCGGTGCAGCGGTCGAGTGGAAGCTAA
- the aroK gene encoding shikimate kinase AroK: MQNFILVGPMGAGKSTIGRLLAKALSLPFYDSDREIELRTGASIPLIFELEGESGFRDREQQVLASLCEEDGIVLATGGGAILRTENREKFIQHGFVIYLSTSVEHQIARTSRDRNRPLLQTDNPAQVLTELLKIRHPLYQEVADLVIETDERPPKYVVQEIISYLKQCAILQD; the protein is encoded by the coding sequence GTGCAAAATTTTATTCTTGTTGGCCCAATGGGTGCTGGAAAAAGCACCATCGGGCGTTTGCTTGCTAAAGCATTAAGCCTTCCTTTTTATGACTCGGATCGTGAAATAGAACTACGAACGGGAGCGAGTATTCCACTAATTTTTGAGCTCGAGGGTGAGTCAGGCTTTAGGGACCGTGAACAGCAAGTTTTAGCATCCTTGTGTGAAGAAGATGGAATTGTACTTGCAACAGGTGGTGGTGCTATCTTGCGCACTGAAAATCGAGAAAAGTTCATCCAGCATGGCTTCGTTATCTATTTAAGTACGTCCGTAGAGCATCAAATAGCTAGAACCAGTCGTGACCGCAATCGTCCGTTATTGCAAACAGACAATCCTGCACAAGTACTGACGGAATTACTTAAGATACGTCACCCGTTGTATCAAGAGGTGGCAGATTTAGTGATTGAAACTGATGAGCGACCACCTAAATATGTAGTGCAAGAAATCATCAGTTATTTAAAGCAGTGCGCGATTTTGCAGGATTAA
- the pilM gene encoding type IV pilus biogenesis protein PilM: MAPLPDGAVNEQRDRHAEGVAEAIQRTIIKAGITTKKSIAAVAGSSVFTMVVELEQGLSEEQMESIIYFKADQHIPFPLENAAIDFHVLGQSKEALERIQVLVAVCRKESVEQLQDCLIIAGLEPKAIDVEAYALERVYHLIVPQLAKANKNTVVALVKLGGVMMTLSVFSHGQTVIPPFSTVLICRI, from the coding sequence ATAGCGCCTTTACCGGATGGGGCGGTTAATGAACAAAGAGACAGGCATGCTGAAGGAGTAGCTGAAGCCATTCAGAGGACAATTATAAAGGCAGGCATTACCACTAAAAAATCCATCGCAGCAGTAGCTGGCTCATCAGTTTTCACCATGGTTGTTGAGTTAGAGCAGGGGCTAAGTGAAGAGCAGATGGAAAGCATTATCTATTTTAAAGCAGATCAGCACATTCCTTTTCCTTTAGAAAATGCAGCGATTGATTTTCATGTTTTAGGGCAGAGCAAAGAAGCTTTAGAGCGTATTCAGGTTTTAGTTGCAGTGTGTAGAAAAGAGAGCGTAGAGCAACTGCAAGATTGTTTAATAATTGCTGGTCTTGAGCCGAAGGCCATTGATGTAGAAGCCTATGCGCTTGAGCGTGTTTATCATCTAATCGTGCCTCAACTAGCTAAAGCAAATAAAAATACAGTGGTTGCATTAGTGAAACTTGGCGGTGTGATGATGACCTTATCGGTTTTTTCACATGGTCAGACTGTAATCCCCCCATTTTCCACAGTGCTCATTTGTAGAATTTAA
- a CDS encoding penicillin-binding protein 1A, giving the protein MINLIKFIFWSTTSVLGSLVALFTGAYLYLSPHLPSAEALRSMELQMPLRIYSQDDKLIAEYGEMRRTPINFNLIPEKFIQALLAAEDDNFKTHSGVDFISLMRAVSELIKTGRIQSGGSTITMQVAKNFFLTSEKSFTRKANEILLALQIERELSKDEILELYVNKIYLGNRAYGIEAAAQIYYGKSIGELSIAQLAMIAGLPKAPSRYNPIANEARSMIRRDWILGRMYKLNYITEAEYSTALAEPQTAKLHIAQPEFQAPYVAEMARAEMVERYGGEAYTAGFTVKTSIDSQLQQYANSSLQTGLLNYEYRHGFRGPVKSFAKYPEEQWQKLLHNEPDLHPLKIAVVTKVDQQSAQVLLRNKAAATLNWQDMRWARKFINVNSQAANPRTARDIMQPGDLVYVQQKTDGQYRLAQAPEVQGALVSLDPRSGAIVAITGGFSFEQSKYNRAVQAKRQVGSSFKPFIYSAALDKGYTAASIFADTPTTFPASRYGKAWTPNNSDRSFLGNISLRTALYRSRNIAAAKVLEAIGIDYAVDYISQFGFPADELPRHLPLALGSADFTPLEVTTGWATFANGGYKITPYIVDEIYDRNGVLVSKTQAAVTPDSPRYQTDNAQPAPQIIDSRTAFIMTDILQDVIRRGTASRAKSLGRSDLAGKTGTTNSAKDTWFVGYNRQYVTTVWTGYDQPKSLGRREFGSTFALPIWINYMAQALRDQPAQPILRPEGLQQVRINAQGLRSDSGSNEYFKQEDTLPPFATEYYYETPMDFF; this is encoded by the coding sequence TTGATTAATCTAATAAAATTTATTTTTTGGTCCACTACTAGCGTGCTTGGCAGCCTAGTCGCTCTATTCACCGGGGCTTATTTATATTTAAGCCCTCACCTGCCATCTGCAGAAGCTTTACGTAGCATGGAATTGCAAATGCCCCTCCGTATTTACAGCCAGGATGACAAACTTATTGCTGAGTATGGTGAAATGCGTAGGACTCCCATTAACTTCAATCTTATTCCAGAAAAGTTTATTCAGGCTCTACTGGCTGCCGAAGACGATAACTTTAAAACTCACTCTGGCGTTGATTTTATTAGCTTAATGCGTGCAGTTTCAGAGTTGATTAAAACCGGGCGTATTCAAAGTGGTGGTAGCACCATTACCATGCAGGTGGCGAAAAACTTTTTCTTGACCAGTGAAAAAAGTTTCACTCGCAAAGCCAATGAAATTTTATTAGCTTTGCAAATTGAACGTGAGCTCAGTAAAGATGAAATTTTAGAGCTATATGTCAATAAAATTTATTTAGGTAACCGTGCTTACGGTATTGAAGCAGCAGCCCAGATCTATTATGGCAAATCCATTGGCGAGCTTAGCATTGCCCAATTAGCCATGATTGCTGGCTTACCTAAAGCGCCCTCTCGCTACAATCCTATTGCTAATGAAGCGCGCAGTATGATTAGACGCGACTGGATCTTAGGCCGCATGTACAAACTCAATTACATCACCGAAGCCGAATATTCTACCGCGCTTGCCGAGCCACAAACGGCCAAGCTCCATATTGCCCAGCCTGAATTTCAGGCGCCGTATGTTGCTGAAATGGCCCGTGCAGAAATGGTCGAGCGCTATGGCGGCGAAGCCTACACTGCTGGTTTTACGGTTAAAACCAGCATTGACTCACAGCTACAACAATACGCTAACTCAAGTTTACAAACAGGCCTACTAAACTACGAATATCGCCATGGATTTCGCGGCCCTGTAAAATCCTTTGCTAAGTATCCAGAAGAGCAATGGCAAAAGTTGCTGCACAATGAGCCTGATTTACATCCCCTAAAAATAGCTGTAGTGACTAAAGTAGACCAACAGTCTGCTCAAGTACTGCTACGCAATAAGGCAGCTGCAACTCTTAATTGGCAAGATATGCGCTGGGCGAGAAAATTTATTAATGTTAACAGTCAAGCCGCTAACCCACGGACAGCACGGGATATTATGCAACCCGGAGATCTTGTTTATGTACAACAAAAGACAGATGGGCAATACCGCCTTGCACAAGCGCCCGAAGTACAAGGTGCTTTAGTCTCTCTAGACCCTCGGTCTGGCGCAATCGTAGCTATTACCGGAGGGTTTTCTTTTGAACAAAGTAAATACAACCGTGCTGTCCAAGCTAAACGTCAAGTCGGTTCAAGCTTCAAACCTTTTATTTATAGTGCGGCCTTAGATAAAGGTTACACAGCCGCTAGTATTTTTGCCGACACTCCCACTACCTTTCCTGCATCGCGCTATGGAAAAGCCTGGACACCAAACAACTCAGACCGCTCTTTTCTCGGTAATATAAGCCTGCGTACAGCGCTCTATCGCTCAAGAAATATTGCCGCTGCCAAAGTGCTTGAGGCCATTGGCATAGACTATGCCGTAGATTATATAAGTCAGTTCGGCTTTCCTGCCGACGAGTTACCGCGTCACCTCCCCCTAGCTTTAGGTAGTGCTGATTTTACTCCTCTCGAAGTAACTACAGGCTGGGCCACTTTTGCTAATGGTGGCTACAAAATTACTCCCTATATCGTGGATGAAATCTACGATCGGAACGGTGTTTTAGTCAGCAAGACTCAAGCGGCCGTCACCCCCGACTCTCCACGCTATCAAACTGATAATGCCCAGCCAGCACCGCAAATTATTGATAGTCGCACAGCTTTTATTATGACCGATATTTTGCAAGATGTGATTCGACGCGGCACCGCTTCGCGAGCAAAATCTTTAGGCCGCTCAGATCTTGCTGGTAAAACCGGCACGACTAACTCCGCTAAAGATACATGGTTTGTTGGCTATAATCGGCAATATGTCACCACTGTTTGGACCGGATATGACCAACCTAAAAGCTTAGGTCGGCGCGAGTTTGGCAGTACCTTTGCGCTACCCATTTGGATTAACTACATGGCCCAAGCTTTACGTGATCAGCCTGCTCAACCTATTCTGCGCCCTGAGGGACTACAACAAGTGCGAATAAACGCCCAAGGATTACGCTCAGATAGCGGCAGTAACGAATACTTTAAACAAGAAGACACCTTGCCACCCTTTGCCACTGAGTACTATTACGAAACCCCAATGGACTTTTTCTAA
- a CDS encoding malic enzyme-like NAD(P)-binding protein codes for MSDLKTAALEYHAEPRPGKLSVELTKPTATARDLALAYSPGVAEPVREIARDAELAYQYTGKGNLVAVISDGTAILGLGNLGPLASKPVMEGKGVLFKRFAGVDVFDIEIDAESPQAFIDTVKRISITFGGINLEDIKAPECFEIERALIEQCDIPVFHDDQHGTAIVTAAGMINALEIAGKTLEEAKIVCLGAGAAATACMKLLISMGAKVENIFMIDRKGVIHSGRDDLNQYKAAFAHETDKRTLTDAITGADVFVGLSGANLLSPENLALMAENPIVFACSNPDPEISPELAHQTRPDVIMATGRSDYPNQVNNVLGFPFIFRGALDVRATRINEEMKVAAVHALADLAKMPVPKEVCEAYGLSDLSFGRDYIIPKPMDARLINLVPDAVAKAAIDSGVATKPYPKHYPLTSVDEVFNG; via the coding sequence ATGTCTGATTTAAAAACAGCCGCTCTCGAATACCATGCTGAGCCTCGTCCAGGCAAGTTAAGTGTCGAGTTGACAAAACCTACAGCTACTGCGCGTGACTTAGCGCTAGCGTACAGCCCTGGTGTGGCTGAGCCGGTCCGTGAAATTGCACGTGATGCAGAGCTTGCTTACCAATACACGGGCAAAGGAAACCTTGTCGCGGTGATCTCAGATGGTACAGCTATTTTGGGTCTAGGTAACCTAGGGCCTTTAGCCTCTAAGCCAGTAATGGAAGGTAAAGGTGTACTTTTCAAGCGCTTTGCAGGGGTTGATGTATTCGATATTGAAATCGATGCAGAAAGTCCGCAGGCGTTTATTGATACGGTTAAGCGTATTTCGATTACTTTTGGTGGCATTAACCTTGAAGATATTAAAGCCCCTGAATGTTTTGAAATTGAACGTGCTTTGATTGAGCAGTGTGATATTCCAGTCTTCCATGATGATCAGCACGGCACTGCGATTGTTACTGCCGCTGGAATGATCAATGCCTTAGAAATTGCAGGTAAAACGCTAGAAGAAGCAAAAATTGTTTGCTTAGGCGCTGGTGCTGCTGCTACAGCTTGTATGAAACTGTTAATCAGTATGGGCGCTAAAGTTGAAAATATTTTTATGATCGATCGCAAGGGAGTGATCCACTCTGGGCGTGACGATCTGAATCAGTACAAAGCAGCATTTGCCCATGAAACCGATAAGCGCACTTTAACTGATGCCATTACTGGTGCTGATGTGTTTGTTGGTTTGTCGGGCGCTAATTTACTATCCCCAGAAAACTTGGCGCTAATGGCAGAAAATCCGATTGTGTTTGCTTGCTCAAACCCTGATCCGGAAATTAGCCCAGAGCTAGCACACCAAACGCGTCCAGATGTAATTATGGCAACGGGTCGCTCGGACTACCCCAACCAGGTGAATAACGTTTTAGGTTTCCCATTCATTTTCCGTGGTGCATTGGATGTGCGTGCTACACGTATTAACGAAGAAATGAAAGTAGCTGCAGTACATGCTTTAGCAGATTTAGCTAAAATGCCCGTGCCTAAAGAAGTGTGTGAAGCCTACGGCTTGTCAGACTTAAGCTTTGGTCGTGACTATATTATTCCTAAGCCAATGGACGCACGTTTAATTAATTTAGTGCCTGATGCTGTAGCTAAAGCAGCTATTGATAGCGGCGTAGCAACTAAACCCTATCCAAAGCATTACCCACTGACCTCAGTTGACGAAGTATTTAATGGCTAG
- the rpmE gene encoding 50S ribosomal protein L31, giving the protein MKAGIHPNYADINATCSCGNVVKTRSTLAQDINIDVCSECHPFYTGKQKVLDVGGRIDRFKQRFGGFGNK; this is encoded by the coding sequence ATGAAAGCTGGTATTCACCCAAATTACGCAGATATCAACGCTACTTGCAGCTGCGGTAACGTTGTTAAAACACGTTCTACTTTAGCCCAAGACATCAACATTGATGTGTGCTCTGAGTGCCACCCGTTCTACACCGGTAAGCAGAAAGTATTGGATGTGGGTGGTCGTATTGATCGCTTCAAACAGCGTTTTGGTGGCTTCGGTAATAAGTAA
- the ppk1 gene encoding polyphosphate kinase 1 — METSPPSPVSAANANSAPTVEKTLPTAISLEPTEISLDDSSLYINRELSQLQFNIRVLEQALDLSNPLLERLKFLLIFSSNLDEFFEIRVANLKQQITFSRERADADGLQPQQTLQKIADIVHEQVNRQYKILNDILLPELAKQNIKFIRRRYWTPKIKEWVKQYFHEEIEPVITPIGLDPTHPFPLLVNKSLNFIVELEGVDAFGRDSGLAIIPAPRILPRIIRVPEEVGGPGVNHVFLSSMIHAHADDLFHGMSVRGCYQFRLTRNADLSLEEDVDDLARALRGELYSRRFGDAVRLEVADNCPSHLTEFLLKQFNLNENEFYQVNGPVNLTRLFSVTGLDSHPELQFPSFTPSTPKPLQNSENLFAAISKQDMLLYHPFESFTPVVDLLRRAAKDPNVLAIKQTLYRSGANSEIVDALVEAARNGKEVTVVIELRARFDEESNLALASRLQAAGAVVIYGVVGFKTHAKMLFILRRENDELVRYAHLGTGNYHAGNARLYTDYSLLTADPILCEDVAKLFNQLIGMGKTLRMTKLMHAPFTLRKTLLDNIQNEINQAEQGKPARIVIKVNALTDAKMIKALYRASQAGVKVDLIVRGMCCLRPGVAGVSHNIQVRSIIGRFLEHSRVCYFLNSGGEEKLLLSSADWMERNLDHRVETCFPLTNKKLVNRVKAELETYLNDNTHAWILQSDGTYQLTQPKQEPPVWAQGVMLENLALPLLESL, encoded by the coding sequence ATGGAGACATCCCCCCCTAGCCCTGTGTCCGCTGCGAACGCAAACTCGGCACCGACTGTAGAAAAAACATTGCCGACGGCAATCTCACTGGAGCCAACAGAGATCAGTTTGGATGACAGCTCGCTCTACATTAATCGTGAACTGTCCCAGTTACAGTTTAATATCCGTGTGCTAGAGCAAGCCCTTGATCTCAGTAACCCATTACTTGAACGATTAAAGTTTTTACTCATTTTCTCTAGCAATCTCGATGAGTTTTTTGAGATTCGGGTGGCTAACCTTAAGCAGCAAATCACTTTTTCTAGGGAGCGTGCCGATGCCGATGGCTTGCAACCTCAACAAACGCTACAAAAAATAGCCGATATTGTGCATGAGCAAGTCAACCGCCAATATAAAATATTAAATGACATCCTATTGCCTGAATTGGCAAAACAGAATATTAAGTTTATTCGACGCCGATACTGGACACCTAAAATCAAAGAGTGGGTCAAGCAGTATTTTCACGAAGAAATTGAGCCAGTTATTACCCCCATAGGCCTTGATCCTACTCACCCTTTTCCGCTGTTAGTTAACAAAAGCCTAAACTTTATCGTTGAGTTAGAAGGTGTTGATGCCTTTGGCCGCGATTCTGGTTTAGCGATTATTCCAGCCCCTAGAATTTTACCTAGAATTATCCGCGTGCCTGAAGAGGTTGGTGGCCCAGGCGTTAATCATGTATTTTTATCATCGATGATCCACGCCCATGCTGATGATTTATTCCATGGCATGAGTGTTCGTGGTTGTTATCAATTTCGTTTAACCCGTAATGCTGACCTCTCCCTTGAAGAAGATGTGGATGATCTGGCTCGCGCCCTACGCGGTGAACTGTACTCACGTCGTTTTGGCGACGCGGTACGTTTAGAAGTGGCCGATAACTGTCCATCGCACCTAACTGAGTTTTTACTTAAGCAATTTAACTTAAATGAAAATGAGTTTTATCAAGTTAATGGCCCTGTTAACTTAACCCGTCTTTTTAGCGTCACTGGGCTAGACTCTCATCCAGAATTACAGTTTCCTTCATTTACTCCTAGCACGCCCAAGCCCTTACAAAATAGCGAAAACTTATTTGCAGCAATTAGTAAACAAGATATGTTGCTGTATCACCCCTTTGAATCCTTTACCCCGGTCGTGGATTTACTGCGCCGCGCAGCTAAAGATCCAAATGTGTTAGCCATTAAGCAAACCCTTTATCGCTCCGGTGCTAACTCAGAAATTGTCGATGCTTTAGTTGAAGCAGCACGTAACGGCAAAGAAGTAACAGTCGTCATTGAGCTGCGGGCCCGCTTTGATGAAGAGTCTAACTTAGCCTTAGCCAGCCGCTTACAGGCTGCAGGTGCGGTGGTGATTTATGGTGTGGTGGGCTTTAAAACACACGCCAAAATGCTGTTTATCTTACGCCGAGAAAATGATGAACTAGTGCGCTACGCGCATTTAGGCACAGGAAACTATCATGCCGGAAATGCTCGGCTCTACACTGACTATAGCTTGCTAACAGCTGATCCTATTTTATGTGAGGACGTAGCCAAACTCTTCAATCAACTGATTGGTATGGGCAAAACACTGCGTATGACTAAACTCATGCACGCGCCCTTTACCCTTAGAAAAACCTTGCTCGATAATATCCAAAACGAGATCAATCAAGCCGAACAAGGTAAGCCCGCACGCATCGTGATTAAGGTTAACGCGCTAACCGATGCCAAGATGATCAAAGCCCTTTACCGTGCCAGCCAAGCTGGCGTTAAAGTCGATTTAATTGTCCGCGGCATGTGTTGCCTGCGCCCAGGAGTTGCAGGGGTATCACACAATATTCAGGTACGCTCTATTATTGGACGCTTCTTAGAGCACAGTAGAGTTTGTTACTTTTTAAACAGTGGCGGTGAAGAAAAACTACTCCTCTCTAGCGCTGACTGGATGGAGCGTAATCTTGATCACCGTGTCGAAACCTGCTTTCCGCTGACTAACAAAAAACTTGTTAATCGTGTTAAAGCAGAACTAGAAACGTACTTAAACGACAATACCCATGCCTGGATTTTACAAAGCGATGGTACTTACCAACTCACTCAGCCCAAACAAGAGCCACCGGTTTGGGCACAGGGGGTGATGCTGGAAAACTTAGCGCTACCGTTATTGGAAAGCTTATAA
- a CDS encoding HAD family hydrolase — protein sequence MIKEDKVIVCDIDNTITSESSETTDYRSLPVAIPVKNKLIELKSKGYWIILFTSRGMRSSEGNTGVLIKNVAPLLFDWLEDNEIPYDEIHFGKPWCGRNGFYVDDRAIRPKEFVENSVENILQIIERDKKV from the coding sequence ATGATAAAAGAAGATAAAGTAATAGTGTGTGATATTGATAACACTATAACTAGTGAGAGTTCTGAAACTACTGATTACAGATCTCTACCAGTGGCGATACCTGTTAAAAATAAATTAATCGAGCTCAAGAGTAAAGGTTACTGGATCATCCTCTTTACTAGTCGAGGTATGAGATCTTCAGAAGGTAATACAGGTGTACTAATTAAAAATGTAGCTCCTTTATTATTTGATTGGTTAGAGGACAATGAAATTCCATATGATGAGATACATTTTGGTAAACCCTGGTGTGGAAGAAATGGTTTCTATGTAGATGATAGAGCAATACGTCCAAAGGAGTTTGTTGAAAATTCAGTTGAAAATATATTGCAAATTATCGAAAGAGATAAAAAAGTCTAA